One Babesia bovis T2Bo chromosome 4 map unlocalized Chr4_1, whole genome shotgun sequence genomic window carries:
- a CDS encoding U3 small nnucleolar RNA-associated protein 14 family protein: MAKGRIRDDSRQKIRRRKQHIDDEEISEGEAFDEEDERKYGRFFQNKDEEESEGTGELWNCLFDESLEADEEDVEEPVSLKNEQISEKAPSRKSKPVDGDEFDKYVRQEEDADLITEDVENEDVRPFDWITESTDGDSKYTTLINKFRAIHKDLPEVFKEESRTKTHREERKELYTSIKKEVEKRWEPVLHHVKRQKHITYGDSGDKDDPTYGSLTEIDIETDLEKELENHTNAAYERALYARDLRKQKRINRIKSKNWHKRQKKRDLELYAKLIEKSQDPELTKELLESFEQKRSKHRVLRKRAAQEKWAKMAMRFGDRSVLKQISSAQQQLKDDLHLIKDTIDAAKEESSDEEDPQQVESESESGDEPADPEDEVLAKLQIISNPAEAEVPQKGLFALKFMKEGLQTKIAQQKEGNVENKQTISLRDQADDFFEQELPQSDSDDEGQDEPEEPDPTEITFTSGTKTKISDDDLAKAMKEIQRALGGDVDEPAKESNKTQATNIETTNQGSVHTEKEILQNSAHASSKCDTPPVEKDNAKPESVDPLKGVILSEDTGLENFIKNLGPVKKKNDTDEMVKRLFVTRPEEENYLSDDEVEAVEDSDNKLKGWGSWTGFGIVDKAPKTTEPEVPKNKKSKVKISNNKETHLNKYLLHRVPHPFKTRHEYNAKMEMTIGPEWNTTKMHSALVQPKTSIKVGSVVKPISAESTKDYLRRMGKEFNRNRTHAKL, encoded by the exons ATGGCTAAGGGGCGTATTCGCGACGATAGTCGCCAGAAGATACGTAGGAGAAAACAACACATTGACGATGAAGAAATATCAGAAGGTGAGGCTTTTGATGAAGAGGACGAACGTAAATACGGGCGGTTTTTTCAAAATAAAGACGAGGAAGAATCTGAAGGAACCGGCGAACTTTGGAACTGTTTATTCGATGAGAGTCTAGAAGCGGACGAGGAAGATGTGGAAGAACCGGTTTCCCTTAAAAATGAACAGATAAGTGAGAAGGCCCCTTCTAGGAAAAGTAAACCCGTCGATGGTGATGAGTTCGATAAATATGTACGCCAAGAAGAAGATGCGGACCTCATTACTGAGGACGTAGAAAATGAAGATGTGAGGCCTTTTGATTGGATAACGGAATCAACGGATGGAGACTCGAAGTATACTACCTTAATTAACAAATTCCGTGCGATACACAAGGATCTACCGGAAGTGTTCAAAGAAGAGTCACGTACTAAGACGCACAGAGAAGAACGCAAAGAACTATACACCAGCATTAAAAAAGAAGTTGAAAAACGATGGGAGCCAGTGTTACATCACGTAAAAAGGCAAAAACATATCACATATGGAGACTCAGGAGACAAGGACGACCCGACGTATGGGTCGTTAACGGAAATAGATATTGAAACAGATCTTGAAAAGGAACTAGAAAATCATACAAATGCTGCATATGAACGAGCGTTATACGCACGAGATTTGCGTAAACAAAAACGCATCAATCGTATCAAGAGTAAGAATTGGCACAAACGACAGAAGAAACGTGATTTAGAACTATACGCCAAACTTATTGAAAAATCACAGGACCCAGAACTTACGAAGGAACTGTTAGAGTCGTTTGAGCAGAAAAGATCCAAACATCGTGTTCTAAGGAAACGTGCAGCACAGGAGAAGTGGGCTAAGATGGCAATGCGTTTTGGAGATCGCAGTGTGCTGAAGCAAATATCTAGTGCACAACAACAATTGAAGGATGATCTGCATCTGATTAAAGATACAATAGATGCCGCTAAGGAAGAGTCGTCGGACGAAGAAGATCCACAACAAGTCGAATCGGAATCTGAATCTGGAGATGAACCCGCGGATCCGGAAGATGAGGTGCTTGCCAAATTGCAAATAATATCAAACCCTGCAGAAGCTGAAGTGCCACAAAAGGGACTGTTCGCATTAAAATTCATGAAAGAAGGGTTACAAACAAAAATCGCACAACAAAAAGAAGGGAATGTGGAAAATAAACAGACTATTTCCCTTCGCGATCAAGCAGATGACTTTTTTGAACAAGAACTACCGCAATCAGATTCAGATGACGAAGGTCAAGATGAACCTGAAGAGCCCGATCCTACTGAAATTACATTCACCAGTGGTACAAAAACTAAGATTAG TGATGATGATTTGGCCAAAGCTATGAAAGAGATACAACGTGCTCTTGGTGGCGACGTGGATGAACCTGCTAAAGAAAGTAACAAAACACAAGCCACAAACATCGAGACAACAAATCAGGGGAGCGTGCATACCGAAAAGGAGATATTACAAAACAGTGCACATGCTAGTTCGAAATGTGATACACCGCCAGTTGAAAAGGATAATGCCAAACCCGAAAGTGTTGATCCATTAAAGGGAGTCATATTATCGGAAGATACAGGATTAGAAAACTTCATCAAGAACTTGGGGCCCGTAAAGAAAAAGAATGATACAGACGAAATGGTCAAACGTCTGTTTGTGACGAGACCTGAAGAAGAAAATTATCTATCGGACGATGAAGTTGAAGCAGTAGAAGATTCGGATAACAAGCTAAAAGGTTGGGGAAGCTGGACGGGTTTCGGAATTGTAGATAAAGCTCCTAAAACTACCGAGCCGGAAGTGCCAAAGAACAAGAAAAGCAAGGTGAAAATATCAAACAATAAAGAGACGCATCTGAACAAGTACCTCTTACACCGG GTGCCGCATCCATTTAAAACAAGACATGAATATAACGCTAAAATGGAAATGACCATTGGACCGGAATGGAACACTACAAAGATGCATTCAGCCCTGGTACAACCAAAG ACAAGCATCAAAGTAGGATCAGTGGTCAAGCCAATTTCAGCAGAAAGTACGAAGGATTATCTAAGGCGTATGGGCAAAGAGTTCAACAGGAATCGTACACATGCCAAATTGTGA
- a CDS encoding Zinc finger ZZ_ADA2 type family protein has product MDAVAKRNFPTAGKGRGADAQAKDGPRSTVKAIGPYVQCNICGRLCSRRGHIKCAECKEFHLCVKCFSQGLEKPIEDAQSKSFVQLPVTSGAREHKNDHKYTPVGPNDFALFTKDWSAEQEMLLVDGIAKYGLGNWPEISDMVSMTSVGYKPWEECQQHYYNIYLNSPTAPLPDMTSVIHGPNGEPIPVPRSTEVPPEEDPQASQPTKPANKPQVVGYWPLRGDFDIEYDNDAELILADMEFRADDTPEQIELKLKVIEIYNSKLDERIYRKKIIISRGLLDAKALQQKERRYTGEEKELYNILRPFLRFQTVEEHDYTVRLLVRERKLRTRLFQLMTWRALGLEKIEDISKYEDRMVRIDAYKEQMKHEDPGRRVERRLRNPQVDQESPTFGSNKMKLTDFLEEKEMQFCEALQLPPVAYFLAKRVMLHELACNPSYTIDDMCNELKVDGTKHGRIFDLLLTLSPRCLGDIPNQVADLSKATLDSNGFLSSNGIASQMVMFSPNKNSQRTTPNRVLNYFTPRDSPTEKIPKQHKPN; this is encoded by the coding sequence ATGGACGCGGTAGCGAAACGTAACTTTCCTACCGCGGGGAAGGGCCGCGGCGCCGATGCTCAAGCGAAAGACGGACCTAGATCCACTGTAAAAGCGATTGGACCGTACGTACAATGCAATATATGCGGTAGACTATGTTCTCGCCGTGGTCACATAAAGTGTGCCGAGTGCAAGGAATTTCATCTTTGTGTGAAATGCTTTTCTCAAGGACTCGAGAAACCTATTGAAGATGCCCAATCTAAGTCATTTGTTCAACTTCCTGTTACTTCTGGTGCCCGGGAGCATAAAAATGACCACAAGTACACTCCTGTTGGTCCTAATGACTTTGCATTATTCACTAAAGACTGGAGTGCAGAGCAGGAGATGCTTCTGGTGGACGGTATTGCTAAGTACGGTCTGGGCAATTGGCCCGAGATTAGTGATATGGTATCAATGACTTCCGTTGGCTACAAGCCATGGGAGGAGTGCCAGCAGCATTActacaatatatatctcAACTCTCCCACCGCTCCATTACCTGATATGACGAGTGTGATACACGGTCCGAATGGTGAGCCTATTCCCGTTCCTCGCAGTACTGAGGTTCCTCCGGAGGAGGATCCACAGGCGTCTCAACCCACCAAGCCTGCTAATAAGCCACAAGTTGTTGGCTACTGGCCCCTTCGGGGTGATTTTGACATTGAGTATGACAACGATGCGGAGTTAATATTAGCTGATATGGAGTTCAGGGCTGACGACACTCCTGAGCAGATAGAGCTCAAGCTGAAGGtcattgaaatatataattccAAGCTTGATGAACGTATTTATCGCAAAAAGATCATCATCTCTAGGGGTCTGCTTGATGCAAAAGCTCTTCAACAGAAGGAACGGCGATACACTGGGGAGGAAAAGGAGTTGTACAACATTTTGCGACCATTCCTCAGGTTCCAAACTGTGGAAGAGCACGATTACACTGTTCGCCTACTTGTGCGTGAGCGCAAGCTTAGAACGCGTCTCTTTCAACTGATGACATGGAGGGCCCTAGGTCTTGAGAAGATTGAGGATATTTCCAAGTATGAGGACCGAATGGTGCGCATAGACGCCTACAAGGAGCAGATGAAGCATGAAGACCCCGGTCGCCGTGTTGAGCGTCGTCTTAGGAACCCTCAAGTTGATCAGGAATCGCCTACATTTGGCAGCAACAAGATGAAGTTAACCGATTTTTTGGAGGAAAAGGAAATGCAGTTCTGCGAGGCTCTTCAGTTACCACCAGTAGCATATTTCCTCGCCAAGCGTGTAATGTTGCATGAGTTGGCTTGCAACCCATCTTACACTATAGATGACATGTGCAACGAGTTGAAGGTTGATGGTACAAAACACGGTCGTATTTTCGACTTATTATTAACGCTATCACCTCGTTGTTTGGGTGACATTCCTAACCAGGTAGCCGATCTTTCTAAGGCCACTTTGGACTCCAATGGCTTCCTGAGCAGCAACGGGATTGCTTCACAAATGGTTATGTTTTCCCCTAACAAGAACTCACAGCGCACTACACCTAACCGGGTTTTAAACTATTTCACACCTCGAGATTCGCCTACCGAGAAGATACCTAAGCAGCATAAGCCCAACTGA
- a CDS encoding RNA polymerase rpc34 subunit containing protein → MALSREEAEIVYKLCLENDGIFTEEIFGRHIAKFRHSIQHGLVSNSLDFINFLKLLKGSRNYSFHQDAEGRKYVKLRDSVSRQQVSRLHDLEYAVFCAIETAGDRGIWTADIKKICEITGNQLTRSLKVLLEQHGLVKQVTNVHQKSRKLYMLFNVKPARELTGGSFYFNGEFNEMLVEHIQEQVGAYLAKYQGSSLSQITNFLKTSDKISGEVLEEDVLSIIQILILEEKVYSAPTASGDSIYIWAGSANVNFASKAFGAPCFKCDVAMSCHLGKENELCPSKCTYLNQWLG, encoded by the exons ATGGCTCTTTCCAGGGAAGAGGCTGAAATAGTGTATAAGCTATGCTTAGAGAACGACGGCATATTTACGGAAGAGATTTTCGGCCGACACATCGCAAAGTTCAGGCACTCGATACAACATGGTCTAGTGTCCAACTCCCTTGACTTCATCAATTTCTTGAAACTACTAAAAGGTTCCAGGAATTATAGCTTCCATCAAGATGCTGAGGGACGGAAATACGTTAAATTACGTGACAGTGTCTCAAGACAGCAAGTTTCACGGCTACATGATCTTGAGTATGCCGTATTTTGCGCAATAGAAACTGCTGGAGATCGTGGTATATGGACTGCTGACATTAAGAAGATATGCGAGATCACT GGCAATCAGTTGACTAGATCATTGAAGGTGTTGCTTGAGCAGCACGGTTTGGTAAAGCAGGTAACCAACGTTCACCAGAAGAGCCGTAAACTTTATATGCTATTTAACGTGAAACCTGCTAGAGAG CTTACTGGAGGATCGTTCTACTTTAATGGCGAGTTTAATGAAATGCTTGTTGAG CATATACAAGAGCAAGTTGGAGCTTATCTGGCAAAGTACCAGGGATCTTCTCTTTCTCAAATTACTAACTTCCTAAAAACATCTGACAAAATCAGCGGG GAAGTTTTAGAAGAGGATGTGCTATCGATCATACAAATATTGATTTTAGAAGAAAAGGTGTATAGTGCACCAACAGCATCTGGCgacagtatatatatc TGGGCTGGTAGCGCCAACGTGAACTTTGCCAGCAAGGCCTTTGGTGCTCCATGCTTCAAGTGTGACGTGGCAATGTCATGTCACTTGGGTAAAGAGAATGAATTATGCCCATCCAAATGCACATATCTTAACCAGTGGTTAGGATAA
- a CDS encoding Helicase associated domain (HA2) family protein — protein MGDRKETDHPEKQEDGAVDSKDGLDPAELEILRQAELAFEASKGRNIDMRNNAEYMERMRIEARRQYLVNREVDRLELAERALGEKEILYKGVKDDVAHKTLEFEKNTVEFAKTTMASRTADISTYVMPDSYDEDTNQRLEVLKRRQVYKQSEPVLDDGQTWETQQMKLGGSATANRSAVDLGSHGLAPMQVPGNIPGLIGIDGTIEFVGSDYQSGEMPPEFDTKAIGVNPVAAVFETGSDSSDYEDSESDDELSDSTASTRKRKTFADRILAKQRRKQRKEHRKLLEERCRLPIYGYRHELLAAVRNHPILVVVGETGSGKTTQIPQYLYEVGYGKAGKIGCTQPRRVAAMSVATRVAQEVGTKLGQEVGYSIRFEDCTSNQTVVKYMTDGMLLREMMTEPDLSSYSVMMIDEAHERTVHTDIIFGLVKDLCRYRDDFRLIVASATLEAEKFALYFDHAPIFRIPGRRFPVQIYYTKAPEANFLDASVITVLQIHITQPLGDILVFLPGQQEIEEVQEELQNRLRNRGKDMRELIVLPVYATLPSDMQAKIFEPTPPNARKAILATNIAETSITLNEIVYVIDCGFCKMNSYSPKTGMESLVTVPCSKASANQRTGRAGRVRPGHCFRLYTKFSYEKEMDDVNDPEIQRSNLAHVVLSLKALGIDDLINFDFMDPPAPETLIKALELIYALGALNDKGELTRTGRRMAELPMDPTYSKMLLASEKYKCSNEIITICAMLGVGNNIFYRPKDKQLHADNAHKNFFRVGGDHLVLMNVYNQWEDTDFSVAWCYENFVQHKSLRRARDIREQLVELMKRVEVEVISNCNDTDAILMAVTAGLFTQAAVRSGPKNNASYRTLKNPQNVDIHPQSSLFDQDAQCVVYTDLVMTTRQYMRIVAQIRPEWLSQLAPHYYSSDHPAIQGTKKMPKMKS, from the exons ATGGGAGACCGTAAAGAAACTGACCACCCCGAAAAGCAAGAGGATGGCGCCGTCGACAGTAAAG ATGGCCTGGATCCGGCTGAGCTTGAGATCTTACGTCAAGCTGAGCTTGCTTTTGAGGCTTCAAAGGGGCGAAATATAGATATGCGCAACAATGCTGAGTATATGGAGCGTATGCGTATCGAGGCCCGTAGGCAGTACCTCGTTAACCGAGAGGTTGACCGCCTAGAACTTGCTGAACGTGCTCTTGGCGAGAAGGAAATTTTATACAAGGGTGTGAAGGACGATGTCGCTCACAAGACCTTGGAATTTGAAAAAAACACTGTGGAATTTGCCAAGACTACAATGGCTTCTCGCACTGCTGATATCAGCACTTACGTCATGCCAGACTCGTATGACGAGGACACAAATCAGCGCCTTGAAGTGCTTAAGCGTCGTCAAGTGTACAAACAGTCTGAACCTGTCTTGGACGATGGTCAAACCTGGGAAACTCAGCAGATGAAGCTTGGTGGATCAGCCACCGCCAATCGCAGTGCCGTGGATCTTGGTAGTCATGGCTTAGCTCCTATGCAAGTCCCCGGAAATATTCCAGGCCTTATTGGTATTGATGGAACTATAGAATTCGTTGGTAGTGACTATCAATCTGGTGAGATGCCTCCGGAGTTTGACACTAAAGCCATTGGTGTTAACCCCGTGGCAGCTGTATTTGAAACTGGCTCTGACTCAAGTGACTACGAGGATTCAGAATCCGACGATGAGTTGTCCGACTCAACAGCGTCCACTAGGAAGCGTAAAACATTTGCCGATCGCATTTTAGCTAAACAGCGAAGGAAGCAGCGTAAGGAACATCGCAAGCTGCTTGAGGAGCGTTGCCGTCTCCCAATATACGGTTATCGTCATGAGCTGCTCGCAGCCGTTCGCAACCATCCCATATTAGTAGTGGTTGGTGAAACTGGTAGTGGTAAGACAACGCAGATACCACAATATTTGTATGAGGTCGGTTATGGAAAGGCTGGCAAGATTGGTTGTACACAACCGAGGCGGGTGGCAGCAATGTCTGTTGCAACTAGGGTAGCTCAGGAGGTAGGCACTAAACTTGGTCAAGAAGTGGGCTACAGTATCCGTTTTGAGGATTGTACGAGCAACCAGACTGTGGTCAAGTACATGACTGATGGTATGCTATTACGTGAAATGATGACTGAACCTGATTTATCGAGTTATTCGGTAATGATGATCGACGAGGCTCATGAGCGCACGGTACATACCGACATTATATTCGGCCTGGTCAAGGATCTATGTCGCTATCGTGATGATTTCAGGTTAATAGTTGCATCTGCTACCTTGGAGGCTGAGAAGTTTGCTCTATATTTTGACCATGCTCCCATATTCCGCATTCCGGGGCGTAGATTTCCAGTGCAGATATACTATACTAAGGCACCTGAAGCTAACTTCTTGGACGCGTCTGTTATAACCGTATTGCAGATACATATAACCCAACCTTTGGGTGATATTTTAGTATTTCTACCAGGACAACAGGAGATTGAGGAGGTCCAGGAAGAACTTCAGAATCGTCTTCGTAACCGTGGTAAGGACATGCGTGAGCTTATTGTCCTTCCGGTATATGCAACATTGCCAAGTGATATGCAGGCAAAGATATTTGAACCTACCCCTCCCAATGCTCGCAAGGCCATTTTGGCCACGAACATTGCCGAGACATCCATCACGCTTAACGAGATTGTCTATGTTATTGACTGTGGTTTTTGCAAGATGAATAGCTACAGTCCCAAGACAGGTATGGAATCTTTGGTTACTGTACCTTGTTCCAAGGCATCTGCTAATCAACGCACTGGTAGAGCTGGTCGTGTTCGTCCCGGCCACTGCTTCAGGCTCTATACAAAGTTCTCTTATGAAAAAGAGATGGACGATGTGAACGACCCTGAGATACAGAGGTCTAATTTGGCACATGTGGTCCTTAGCCTCAAAGCGCTTGGCATTGACGATTTGATAAACTTTGATTTCATGGATCCGCCAGCTCCAGAAACCCTGATAAAGGCTTTGGAGTTGATCTACGCACTAGGTGCGCTGAACGACAAAGGCGAGCTTACACGCACTGGCCGTCGTATGGCTGAACTCCCTATGGATCCTACATACAGCAAGATGCTCCTGGCGTCGGAGAAGTACAAGTGTTCTAACGAAATTATAACTATATGTGCAATGCTCGGTGTAGGGAATAACATTTTCTACCGCCCCAAGGACAAGCAGTTGCACGCAGATAATGCTCATAAAAACTTCTTTAGAGTTGGGGGTGACCACCTGGTACTGATGAATGTATACAACCAATGGGAGGATACGGATTTTAGTGTAGCTTGGTGTTACGAGAATTTTGTGCAGCACAAGTCGTTGAGGCGTGCTCGTGATATCCGTGAGCAGTTAGTGGAGCTAATGAAACGTGTAGAGGTTGAAGTCATTTCCAATTGCAATGACACTGACGCAATATTGATGGCCGTTACCGCCGGACTTTTTACTCAAGCTGCAGTTAGAAGCGGGCCTAAGAACAATGCGTCATACCGCACTCTAAAGAATCCGCAGAACGTCGATATCCATCCCCAATCGTCTTTATTTGACCAGGATGCTCAATGCGTAGTTTACACTGACCTTGTAATGACTACAAGGCAATATATGCGAATAGTCGCCCAAATCAGGCCGGAATGGCTATCACAATTAGCTCCGCACTATTATTCCAGTGATCACCCTGCGATCCAGGGTACTAAGAAAATGCCGAAAATGAAGTCTTAG
- a CDS encoding LEM3 (ligand-effect modulator 3) / CDC50 family protein: MTATDERDRDTRSAHSTKVMSRYYTGSLNSIKGVAMSFASYEFGTSGSFDAGVTIRDVLSRRATPETRAEGLRQFRKDSSQQTFYNSKRVGIVLIIMGLINTLLFTVIQITRSSHVECSIPIVDDATDGQGEWSTRIDSSNCIGDVSKFKQADKINVYYTIHNYPFHAASVFGLHSKSQLEGKEVSKDEVWRCYPFNHVLEDGKEQQIYPCGPHLWNLYNDTFSFSRRPLDKTQNGASLKDDIIPLDESQHILANYQEHADARNPLDQTISHLYKNVYYWLHSTSNMATLQSAPNKSQTQRDGKYPNKKTLAEVRAIEKLMTAPNAGTGVENGHVIQWMTPSPFKTIKKLYGVLKGPIEFPIYVNAHIGYDTAKFGGRKTLSLVVPSWPYGKLTSVQTFIGTLVLLSFPLSLILLLSKTGDTGRCVNLI, translated from the exons ATGACGGCGACTGATGAACGTGACCGGGATACCCGTAGCGCTCATTCTACTAAAGTTATGAGCAGGTATTATACCGGGTCGCTTAACAGCATTAAAGGTGTTGCCATGAGCTTTGCTTCATATGAATTCGGAACGTCGGGGTCGTTTGATGCCGGTGTTACGATACGCGATGTATTGTCTCGCCGAGCGACACCTGAAACACGAGCAGAAGGACTACGACAATTCAGAAAGGATTCATCACAGCAAACATTTTACAATTCGAAACGTGTTGGAATTGTTTTGATAATCATGGGATTGATTAACACGTTGTTATTTACAGTTATTCAAATAACAAGATCATCGCATGTAGAGTGTTCTATCCCGATTGTCGATGACGCTACCGATGGACAGGGCGAATGGTCTACAAGAATAGATTCATCCAATTGTATAGGAGACGTTAGTAAATTCAAACAGGCTGATAAGATCAATGTTTATTACACGATTCACAACTATCCTTTTCATGCTGCTTCTGTCTTTGGTCTACATTCAAAGTCGCAGTTGGAAGGTAAAGAGGTGTCAAAAGATGAGGTTTGGAGATGTTACCCTTTTAACCATGTGCTAGAAGATG GCAAAGAACAGCAGATTTATCCTTGCGGCCCTCacctgtggaatctttACAACGATACCTTTAGTTTCTCAAGGAGACCATTAGACAAGACTCAGAACGGCGCCTCATTGAAGGATGATATCATCCCACTAGATGAATCACAACATATATTGGCAAATTATCAAGAACATGCCGACGCTAGAAACCCCCTAGATCAGACAATCAGCCATTTATA CAAAAACGTGTATTATTGGCTTCACTCAACCTCCAATATGGCGACTTTGCAATCAGCTCCAAACAAATCGCAAACGCAGCGAGACGGGAAATACCCTAATAAAAAGACCCTTGCCGAAGTACGTGCAATTGAGAAGTTAATGACGGCTCCTAACGCTGGAACCGGTGTGGAAAATGGACATGTAATACAATGGATGACTCCATCACCATTTAAAACAATAAAAAAATTGTATGGTGTTCTGAAAGGCCCGATTGAATTCCCTATATACGTCAACGCGCACATCGGATATGACACAGCAAAATTTGGAGGACGGAAAACGCTTTCTTTGGTCGTACCATCATGGCCATACGGTAAACTTACATCAGTTCAGACATTTATAGGAACTCTGGTTCTGTTAAGTTTCCCCCTTTCGTTGATATTGTTGCTATCAAAGACGGGCGACACCGGACGTTGCGTTAATCTCATTTGA
- a CDS encoding apical membrane antigen 1, giving the protein MQLHYKMQSTSPKYNYKRMLCMVFVPVILSSFFAEDALASNSTLFAFHREPTNRRLTRRASRGQLLNSRRGSDDTSESSDRYSGRSGGSKNSGQSPWIKYMQKFDIPRNHGSGIYVDLGGYESVGSKSYRMPVGKCPVVGKIIDLGNGADFLDPISSEDPSYRGLAFPETAVDSNIPTQPKTRGSSSVTAAKLSPVSAKDLRRWGYEGNDVANCSEYASNLIPASDKTTKYRYPFVFDSDNQMCYILYSAIQYNQGNRYCDNDGSSEEGTSSLLCMKPYKSAEDAHLYYGSAKVDPDWEENCPMHPVRDAIFGKWSGGSCVAIAPAFQEYANSTEDCAAILFDNSATDLDIEVVNEEFNELKELTSGLKRLNLSKVANAIFSPLSNVAGTSRISRGVGMNWATYDKDSGMCALINETPNCLILNAGSIALTAIGSPLEYDAVNYPCHIDTNGYVEPRAKTTNKYLDVPFEVTTALSTKTLKCNAYVHTKYSDSCGTYFLCSDVKPNWFIRFLHMIGLYNTKRIVIFVCCTTTAIVLTIWIWKRFIKAKKEPAPPSFDKYLSNYDYDTTLDADNETEQRLDSSAYSWGEAVQRPSDVTPVKLSKIN; this is encoded by the coding sequence ATGCAGTTACATTACAAAATGCAGTCAACTTctcccaaatataactacAAGCGCATGCTTTGCATGGTTTTTGTCCCAGTTATCTTATCGTCATTTTTTGCGGAAGATGCTTTAGCTTCCAACTCCACACTCTTCGCTTTCCACAGGGAACCAACCAATCGTAGGCTTACCAGAAGGGCGTCAAGAGGACAGTTACTCAACTCAAGGAGGGGCTCGGATGATACTTCCGAATCTTCCGATAGATACTCAGGTAGGTCGGGTGGCTCTAAGAACTCGGGCCAATCCCCTTGGATCAAGTATATGCAAAAGTTCGACATTCCCCGTAATCACGGCTCTGGAATCTATGTCGATCTTGGAGGATATGAATCCGTTGGTTCAAAAAGTTATCGTATGCCCGTTGGTAAGTGCCCAGTAGTCGGTAAAATTATAGACCTTGGAAATGGTGCCGACTTCCTCGATCCCATTTCATCAGAAGACCCAAGTTACCGTGGTTTGGCATTCCCCGAGACTGCTGTGGACTCCAATATTCCCACACAACCAAAGACACGTGGTTCTTCATCAGTAACTGCCGCTAAATTATCTCCTGTTTCGGCGAAAGATCTGAGACGTTGGGGATATGAAGGTAATGATGTAGCGAATTGCTCAGAATATGCTAGTAACCTCATTCCCGCATCAGACAAAACTACCAAATATAGGtatccttttgtttttgaCAGTGATAACCAGATGTGTTACATACTGTACTCTGCCATACAATACAATCAAGGAAATAGGTATTGTGACAATGATGGTAGCTCAGAAGAAGGTACAAGCTCTTTGCTTTGCATGAAACCTTACAAGAGCGCTGAGGATGCACACTTATACTACGGTTCTGCGAAAGTTGACCCCGATTGGGAAGAAAATTGTCCCATGCACCCGGTAAGGGATGCCATTTTTGGTAAATGGTCCGGTGGCTCTTGTGTTGCCATTGCTCCTGCATTCCAAGAATATGCCAACAGCACCGAAGATTGTGCGGCTATATTATTCGATAATTCTGCGACTGACTTGGATATCGAAGTTGTTAACGAAGAGTTTAATGAACTTAAAGAATTGACCAGTGGGCTTAAAAGGTTGAACTTGTCAAAAGTTGCCAATGCTATTTTTTCTCCCCTCTCCAATGTTGCAGGTACCAGTCGAATTTCACGTGGTGTGGGTATGAACTGGGCTACATACGATAAAGATTCTGGTATGTGTGCTCTCATTAACGAAACTCCTAACTGTTTGATCTTGAACGCGGGTAGCATTGCTCTCACGGCTATAGGTTCACCTCTCGAGTACGACGCTGTTAACTATCCTTGCCACATCGACACCAATGGTTACGTTGAGCCACGTGCAAAGACTACTAACAAGTACCTCGATGTTCCTTTCGAGGTCACAACTGCTTTGAGCACGAAGACACTAAAATGCAATGCCTACGTTCATACCAAGTACTCTGACAGTTGTGGTACCTATTTCCTGTGCTCAGACGTTAAACCTAACTGGTTCATTAGGTTCTTACACATGATCGGACTCTACAACACAAAGCGTATCGTAATATTCGTCTGCTGTACCACTACCGCCATCGTTCTCACCATCTGGATATGGAAACGATTCATCAAGGCTAAAAAAGAGCCAGCCCCTCCAAGTTTCGACAAATACCTAAGCAACTATGATTATGATACAACCCTAGATGCCGACAACGAAACAGAACAGCGTTTGGATTCCTCTGCTTACAGCTGGGGAGAGGCTGTACAAAGACCAAGTGATGTCACCCCTGTAAAACTCTCTAAAATCAACTAA